GAGCCTGAACGGCGAACCCAAACTGCAGATCGTGGATATGGAATTTGAGATTACAACTCCCTACCCCGCCGGCGCTGAGATTAGAGACTATATCGCCGGCATGGGTTTGACGCCGTCTTTTAATTGGAGCGAGAACGATAACATCGGCCCCGGCATCTTCCATGGCCAGCAAGGACGCGGTTTTGGTTATGTGGATCTTGCGAACAGCGATCCTGAATGGGCGGAACTTTTTGCCCCCAGCTACAAAGTTATCATCGAGATGGAAGGTGTGGTTTCAGGCACGACGTTTACATCTTCCTACCATGATTTTGAATTTCACCTCCTTGCCGAAGAGGAAGAAAACGGCGAAGTTACACCGGTGGTCCTGAGTGGTTTCACTGCCACTTTGACCGGTGGAAACCAGGCCATCCTGAACTGGAGCACAGCCTCTGAAACCGATATGATTGGTTTCCGCGTGTTGCAATCCGACAGCGAAAACCTGAGCCAAGCCGTAAGCCTGACTCCCGTGCTCATTCCGGCTCAAAATTGCAGTTGTGGCGCTCAATACAGCTTCACTGCCAGCGAATTCGACCATCCGGGAACCTGGTGGTTCTGGCTTGAAAGCATCGACATGAACGGCAGCAACCAATTCTTTGGCCCTGTGAACATCAATATCTCCGAAACCCAGACGCCTTCACTGCCCGAACGCAGCAATCTGGGCTTCGCGCATCCCAATCCTTTCATCAGCGGTGCTCAAACCAGTATTCCTGTGGAAATCAAAGCCGGGGACAGCGGCAGTCTGGAAATTTATAACCTCAGCGGCCAGCGCGTGGCTTCCTTTCCTCTGAGCCAGAGTGCCCACAATGTTGTCTGGAACGGAATTGACCGCCAAGGTCAGACCTGCGCCAGCGGTATCTATTTCTACCGCCTCAACGTGGGTGGATTGAGCCAGACCCGCAAAATGGTTATTTTGAAATAAATAAAATATAATATCAGACTTGGCGAAACCCGGTCTTGAAGGCCGGGTTTTGTCTTATCCCAAAAAAGTGTCAAGGCCTGTTCTGAAACGGTTCACGCAAGAATTGCTTGACTGAGAACGCGGTCGATGAATTTTTGTTATTCACACTGTTTTATACGGCCTGGATGGTCATAAACACGATTTATTTGAAGGAAACGAAATGGAGATCAGCAAAACTTACGAAGCAGCCCAAATTGAAAGAAAATGGTATCGGTTTTGGGAGGAAAAAGGTTATTTCCGTCCCGTGGAAGACAGCTCAAAGCCGCCTTTCACGATTCTAATCCCGCCGCCAAACGTCACTGGCATTCTGCACATGGGTCACGTTTTAAACAACACCCTGCAGGATGTTGTGATCCGCTTCCATCGCATGTTGGGACAGCCTACGCTTTGGCTTCCAGGTGTGGATCACGCCGGCATCGCCACCCAGAATATGGTGGAAAAAGAGCTGGCGCGTGAAGGCAAAACCCGCCACGATGTGGGCAGGGAAAAGCTTTTGGAACTCATCTGGGCTTGGAAACAGGAAAAAGGCGACCGCATCGTCGATCAGCTCAAGCTTTTGGGCGCTTCCTGCGATTGGGAGCGTCAGCGTTTCACCATGGACGAAATGCTTTCCCGGGCTGTGAAGGAAGTTTTTGTGAGGCTTTATGATGAAGGCCTGATCTACAAAGGAAAATATATCATCAACTGGTGTCCACGCTGTGTGACAGCGTTGGCAAACGACGAGGTGGAACACGAGGATGAAAGCGGAAATCTTTGGTATATCCGCTATCCCTTCAAAGATGGCAGCGGACATCTGGTAGTGGCAACCACACGCCCGGAAACCATGTTGGGTGATACAGCCGTGGCGGTAAACCCTCGGGATGAACGCTTTGGACACATCGTTGGCAAAGAGGTCGCGCTTCCCCTCACGGGACGCGTGATTCCTGTGATCGCGGATGAATTTGTGGATTTGGAATTCGGCACGGGTTGCGTGAAAGTGACTCCGGCGCATGATCCCAACGACTTTGAGATTGGCCAGCGCCACCAGCTTCCCCAGCTTCTGGTGATGGACGAACATGGCATCATGAACGCCGAAGCCGGTGCCGATTTTGAAGGCATGGACCGCAATGAAGCCCGCGCCAAAGTTGTGCAAATGCTTGAAGAGCAGGGGCT
Above is a window of Candidatus Cloacimonadota bacterium DNA encoding:
- a CDS encoding T9SS type A sorting domain-containing protein — protein: MKRINLMGKRLVTIFALLLIAGLLSAETYPLFSFDIQNLEGTDRNSFWIFDFDSPSFMTHDGNWFSFGSGPLYTMYPFLHYYAEDTVKIQDPVPGSTGTQIECIAADGMPHLDPMNIGLSFSPFTRTNLVRTNLVNSENPWDTPSESGDIRTYSYSNGYLSLNGEPKLQIVDMEFEITTPYPAGAEIRDYIAGMGLTPSFNWSENDNIGPGIFHGQQGRGFGYVDLANSDPEWAELFAPSYKVIIEMEGVVSGTTFTSSYHDFEFHLLAEEEENGEVTPVVLSGFTATLTGGNQAILNWSTASETDMIGFRVLQSDSENLSQAVSLTPVLIPAQNCSCGAQYSFTASEFDHPGTWWFWLESIDMNGSNQFFGPVNINISETQTPSLPERSNLGFAHPNPFISGAQTSIPVEIKAGDSGSLEIYNLSGQRVASFPLSQSAHNVVWNGIDRQGQTCASGIYFYRLNVGGLSQTRKMVILK